A region from the Kryptolebias marmoratus isolate JLee-2015 linkage group LG9, ASM164957v2, whole genome shotgun sequence genome encodes:
- the mrnip gene encoding MRN complex-interacting protein, whose amino-acid sequence MVQEFHVVRCCSCESFQVQQVKKVRKWTCKLCGQKQSLLKEFGRGSGPDCRRHVQKLNARRGALIDEQERRTWSLWEQVNGDEEEEKEEEQRDDQVKQVSRWSKYLDTPEEAEPKKQDPPEEPEQQEAEKSGLMVRHHLHGNRSARKRHRSEESTDPPAQPEHHPAAPPGLSGTSRWGRFLSADRQVQEEEPSVCGWSQTGAAAIKPCAQLPVRSMFESGEEFSFDEFL is encoded by the exons ATGGTCCAAGAGTTTCACGTCGTCaggtgctgcagctgtgagagCTTTCAGGTCCAACAG GTGAAGAAGGTGAGGAAGTGGACCTGTAAGCTGTGTGGACAGAAACAGTCGCTGCTGAAG GAGTTCGGGAGGGGATCTGGGCCTGACTGTCGTCGTCACGTCCAGAAGCTGAACGCCAGGAGAGGAGCCCTGATTGACGAGCAGGAGCGCCGCACCTGGTCGCTATG GGAGCAGGTGAACggtgacgaggaggaggagaaggaggaggagcagagagatGACCAG gtgaAACAGGTGAGTCGCTGGAGCAAGTATCTGGATACACCTGAGGAGGCGGAGCCAAAAAAACAGGATCCACCTGAGGAGCCAGAACAACAAGAAGCTGAAAAGAGTGGTTTGATGGTCAGGCAtcatctccatggcaacaggaGTGCCAG GAAGCGACACAGATCTGAGGAGAGCACAGACCCACCTGCACAG CCAGAACATCACCCGGCAGCGCCTCCCGGTCTGAGTGGCACCTCCAGGTGGGGTCGTTTCCTCAGTGCTGACAGACAGGTGCAGGAGGAAGAGCCTTCTGTTTGTGGGTGGAGTCAAACAGGAGCAGCAGCCATAAAGCCCTGTGCCCAGCTTCCTGTTCGCTCCATGTTTGAGAGCGGTGAAGAGTTCAGCTTCGACGAGTTTCTCTGA
- the rnf4 gene encoding RING finger protein 4 isoform X1 codes for MSSSTQRKKRPAGSPPVSRTGTKLSRTSSARTTTCRTADAGDPAPPTEPIDVMDGADDSVEEVVDLTCEGSEAAVVDLTTTNDSVLLVDEGPQNRRVQPGESYVLSSDEDEDMTPVLHAAMMSSAHKSRTTPGMISCPVCLDLYSEIVESGRLVVSTKCGHVFCSQCLRDALTTSHTCPTCRKKLTCRQYHPLYI; via the exons ATGAGCAGCTCT aCTCAGAGGAAGAAAAGGCCCGCAGGAAGTCCTCCAGTATCCAGAACCGGCACCAAGCTGAGCAGAACATCCTCTGCCAGAACGACGACTTGTAGGACGGCAGATGCTGGTGACCCCGCCCCCCCCACAGAGCCCATCGACGTGATGGACGGCGCTGATGACA gtgtggaggaggtggtggatCTGACCTGTGAGGGATCAGAAGCTGCCGTGGTCGACCTGACAACGACCAACGACTCTGTACtg CTGGTGGATGAAG GTCCTCAGAACAGGAGAGTCCAGCCAGGTGAGAGCTACGTGCTCAGCAGTGATGAAGACGAAGACATGACCCCTGTCCTCCATGCTGCCATGATGTCTTCTGCACACAAATCCAG gacGACTCCAGGTATGATCAGCTGTCCCGTCTGTTTGGACCTGTACTCTGAG ATTGTAGAGAGCGGCCGATTGGTTGTTTCCACAAAGTGTGGTCACGTGTTCTGCAGCCAGTGTCTGAGAGACGCTCTGACGACGTCACACACCTGTCCTACCTGCAGGAAGAAACTCACCTGCCGTCAGTACCACCCGCTCTACATCTGA
- the rnf4 gene encoding RING finger protein 4 isoform X2: MSSSTQRKKRPAGSPPVSRTGTKLSRTSSARTTTCRTADAGDPAPPTEPIDVMDGADDSVEEVVDLTCEGSEAAVVDLTTTNDSLVDEGPQNRRVQPGESYVLSSDEDEDMTPVLHAAMMSSAHKSRTTPGMISCPVCLDLYSEIVESGRLVVSTKCGHVFCSQCLRDALTTSHTCPTCRKKLTCRQYHPLYI; this comes from the exons ATGAGCAGCTCT aCTCAGAGGAAGAAAAGGCCCGCAGGAAGTCCTCCAGTATCCAGAACCGGCACCAAGCTGAGCAGAACATCCTCTGCCAGAACGACGACTTGTAGGACGGCAGATGCTGGTGACCCCGCCCCCCCCACAGAGCCCATCGACGTGATGGACGGCGCTGATGACA gtgtggaggaggtggtggatCTGACCTGTGAGGGATCAGAAGCTGCCGTGGTCGACCTGACAACGACCAACGACTCT CTGGTGGATGAAG GTCCTCAGAACAGGAGAGTCCAGCCAGGTGAGAGCTACGTGCTCAGCAGTGATGAAGACGAAGACATGACCCCTGTCCTCCATGCTGCCATGATGTCTTCTGCACACAAATCCAG gacGACTCCAGGTATGATCAGCTGTCCCGTCTGTTTGGACCTGTACTCTGAG ATTGTAGAGAGCGGCCGATTGGTTGTTTCCACAAAGTGTGGTCACGTGTTCTGCAGCCAGTGTCTGAGAGACGCTCTGACGACGTCACACACCTGTCCTACCTGCAGGAAGAAACTCACCTGCCGTCAGTACCACCCGCTCTACATCTGA
- the sqstm1 gene encoding sequestosome-1 isoform X1 — protein sequence MSVTVKAYLLGKDEQVKEIRRFAVDEDVSCSFEYLSKKVGTVFSNLNSASFNLYYKDEDGDLVAFSSDDELMMGLTFVKDATFRLFIKEKKEHRRDFPLHAFPPFNFGHPPHHGPPHHGPPHHGPPHMAPPPVTHPNVTCDGCEGQIVGTRFKCSVCPNYDLCSSCQAQGKHTEHALLPIWHPLQWFPRGKWMKKMRHCMWGQQMAQNQDQTQEQNQNQEQAGPSTAAADSSAPSASQASVDFLKNIGEGVAAMLSPLGIDVDIDVEHEGQRTKVTPPPQGGGEQGDVEMDGGGEEGGTGRESVASQGSKVSRDSDEEWTHLSSKEVDPSTGELQSLQPGSQDENQNQNQNQGPPPGEQQGPTGLREAALYPHLPQEADPRLVESLSSMLSMGFTDEGGWLTRLLQAKNFDIGAALDAIQYAKQPRPNQ from the exons ATGTCTGTGACGGTGAAGGCCTACCTGTTGGGGAAGGATGAACAGGTGAAGGAGATCCGCAGGTTCGCGGTGGATGAGGACGTCTCCTGTAGTTTTGAGTACCTGAGCAAGAAAGTGGGGACGGTTTTCTCCAACCTGAACTCTGCTTCCTTTAACCTGTACTACAAAG ATGAAGATGGAGACCTGGTGGCGTTTTCTTCCGATGATGAGCTGATGATGGGTCTGACCTTCGTGAAGGACGCCACGTTCCGCCTCTTCATCAAAg AAAAGAAGGAGCACCGTCGGGACTTCCCCCTTCACGCCTTCCCCCCTTTCAACTTTGGCCATCCTCCTCACCATGGCCCTCCCCATCATGGCCCTCCCCACCATGGTCCTCCTCACATGGCCCCGCCCCCTGTCACCCATCCTAACGTCACCTGTGACGGCTGCGAGGGCCAAATTGTTGGGACCCGCTTCAAGTGTTCGGTGTGTCCAAACTACGACCTGTGCTCCAGCTGCCAGGCCCAAGGGAAGCACACCGAGCACGCTCTGCTGCCCATCTGGCACCCGCTGCAG TGGTTTCCTCGGGGAAAGTGGATGAAGAAAATGAGGCACTGCATGTGGGGCCAGCAAATGGCCCAGAACCAGGATCAGACccaggagcagaaccagaaccaggagcaGGCTGGGCCCTCcactgctgcagctgacagcAGCGCCCCCTCTG CCTCTCAGGCCAGCGTGGACTTCCTGAAGAACATCGGCGAGGGTGTGGCCGCCATGTTGAGCCCATTGG GTATCGACGTGGACATTGATGTGGAGCACGAAGGCCAAAGGACCAAGGTGACTCCGCCCCCTCAGGGTGGCGGGGAGCAGGGTGACGTGGAAATGGATGGAGGCGGAGAAGAAGGTGGAACTGGTCGTGAGAGTGTGGCTAgccaggggtcaaag GTGAGCCGAGACTCTGACGAGGAGTGGACTCACCTGAGTTCCAAAGAGGTGGACCCGTCCACAGGTGAGCTGCAGTCGCTGCAACCAGGGAGTCAGGAcgagaaccagaaccagaaccagaaccagggcCCCCCACCCGGAGAGCAGCAGGGGCCAACAGGTCTGCGGGAGGCTGCTCTTTATCCGCACCTGCCTCAAG AGGCCGACCCCCGTCTGGTGGAGTCTCTGTCGTCCATGTTGTCCATGGGTTTCACCGACGAAGGCGGCTGGTTGACTCGACTCCTTCAGGCAAAGAACTTCGACATCGGAGCTGCGCTCGACGCCATCCAGTACGCCAAGCAGCCCCGCCCAAACCAGTGA
- the sqstm1 gene encoding sequestosome-1 isoform X2 has protein sequence MSVTVKAYLLGKDEQVKEIRRFAVDEDVSCSFEYLSKKVGTVFSNLNSASFNLYYKDEDGDLVAFSSDDELMMGLTFVKDATFRLFIKEKKEHRRDFPLHAFPPFNFGHPPHHGPPHHGPPHHGPPHMAPPPVTHPNVTCDGCEGQIVGTRFKCSVCPNYDLCSSCQAQGKHTEHALLPIWHPLQQWFPRGKWMKKMRHCMWGQQMAQNQDQTQEQNQNQEQAGPSTAAADSSAPSASQASVDFLKNIGEGVAAMLSPLGIDVDIDVEHEGQRTKVTPPPQGGGEQGDVEMDGGGEEGGTGRESVASQGSKVSRDSDEEWTHLSSKEVDPSTGELQSLQPGSQDENQNQNQNQGPPPGEQQGPTGLREAALYPHLPQEADPRLVESLSSMLSMGFTDEGGWLTRLLQAKNFDIGAALDAIQYAKQPRPNQ, from the exons ATGTCTGTGACGGTGAAGGCCTACCTGTTGGGGAAGGATGAACAGGTGAAGGAGATCCGCAGGTTCGCGGTGGATGAGGACGTCTCCTGTAGTTTTGAGTACCTGAGCAAGAAAGTGGGGACGGTTTTCTCCAACCTGAACTCTGCTTCCTTTAACCTGTACTACAAAG ATGAAGATGGAGACCTGGTGGCGTTTTCTTCCGATGATGAGCTGATGATGGGTCTGACCTTCGTGAAGGACGCCACGTTCCGCCTCTTCATCAAAg AAAAGAAGGAGCACCGTCGGGACTTCCCCCTTCACGCCTTCCCCCCTTTCAACTTTGGCCATCCTCCTCACCATGGCCCTCCCCATCATGGCCCTCCCCACCATGGTCCTCCTCACATGGCCCCGCCCCCTGTCACCCATCCTAACGTCACCTGTGACGGCTGCGAGGGCCAAATTGTTGGGACCCGCTTCAAGTGTTCGGTGTGTCCAAACTACGACCTGTGCTCCAGCTGCCAGGCCCAAGGGAAGCACACCGAGCACGCTCTGCTGCCCATCTGGCACCCGCTGCAG CAGTGGTTTCCTCGGGGAAAGTGGATGAAGAAAATGAGGCACTGCATGTGGGGCCAGCAAATGGCCCAGAACCAGGATCAGACccaggagcagaaccagaaccaggagcaGGCTGGGCCCTCcactgctgcagctgacagcAGCGCCCCCTCTG CCTCTCAGGCCAGCGTGGACTTCCTGAAGAACATCGGCGAGGGTGTGGCCGCCATGTTGAGCCCATTGG GTATCGACGTGGACATTGATGTGGAGCACGAAGGCCAAAGGACCAAGGTGACTCCGCCCCCTCAGGGTGGCGGGGAGCAGGGTGACGTGGAAATGGATGGAGGCGGAGAAGAAGGTGGAACTGGTCGTGAGAGTGTGGCTAgccaggggtcaaag GTGAGCCGAGACTCTGACGAGGAGTGGACTCACCTGAGTTCCAAAGAGGTGGACCCGTCCACAGGTGAGCTGCAGTCGCTGCAACCAGGGAGTCAGGAcgagaaccagaaccagaaccagaaccagggcCCCCCACCCGGAGAGCAGCAGGGGCCAACAGGTCTGCGGGAGGCTGCTCTTTATCCGCACCTGCCTCAAG AGGCCGACCCCCGTCTGGTGGAGTCTCTGTCGTCCATGTTGTCCATGGGTTTCACCGACGAAGGCGGCTGGTTGACTCGACTCCTTCAGGCAAAGAACTTCGACATCGGAGCTGCGCTCGACGCCATCCAGTACGCCAAGCAGCCCCGCCCAAACCAGTGA